The Clostridium beijerinckii genomic sequence CATGCTAAAGTGGATACAATCTGCTGCTTAGAACCTTCAGAGATATTTTCATAGCTTTTCGGAATCAAAATATTTATGATTTGGTAAGTAGACTAGGGAATCACTTCCCTAACCCCTCTCAGAACCGTACGTGCGGATTTCCCGCATACGGCTCCCCACATTATAATTCACAGTATATATGATATATCTTCTTTTAAGTTGAAAATATTAACATATATTTTAGCTTTAGGTATTTTGAAGCACTCAAACATAGTGTCAAAACTTCTCCAGTTATAACTTCTTTTCTGACTTCTTTTGTTTAGCCATTTAAAAGTTAGTTTTCTTACTAAATATCTGAAAGTTGCGAGACTTAAACTGTTGTCAGTGATTCCGTAATACCTATAATATCCTATTAGTCTCTGTGTCAGTTTCTCCATTAATAATGTGAGCGGCACTGTTCTATTATTCTTTAACCATTCATTCAATCTCTTTATGCTAGCTCCAAATTTCTTTGAGCTAGTCTTCCTCTTAACTCTAAAACTTCCATTCTTTCTGCAACTGCAGAAGTGTGTAAATCCTAGAAAATCAAAAGTTCTATCTTTATATGATTCTAACTTTCATGCTCTCTTGAATTTTCTATCATAGTAGGCATTCTTACCGAAATATAATATTTTAGTTTTATCTTCAGCTACCTGCAAGTTAAATTTGTCTAATCTGTTTTTCAATGCTTCATAGAAAGCTTTCGCTTCGTCTTCATACTGAAAACAGCAAACAAAATCATCCGCATAGCGTACTATGTACGCCTGTCCTTTACACTTCTTTTTGATAAAGTTATTAAACCATATATCTAAAACATAATGTAAATAAATGTTTGCTAATGTTGGAGATATTATTCCCCCTTGTGGAGTTCCTTCATATACTTTATAAAACTTTCCGTTTTCCATTATTCCAGTTTTCAAAAATCTACCTATATATCTAAGTAAGTTCTTGTCTGCAATCCTGTGTTCAAGAAATTTCATCAACCACTTGTGGTCAACATTATCAAAGAATCCTTTAATATCAGCATCTACAACATAATTCACATTCTTTTCAGATAAATATACATTTAAGATTTTAAGAGCATCATGACAACTTCTATTTTGTCTAAACCCAAAAGAACTATCAATGAAATCTTGTTCATATATTGATTTTAATATTTTATTAATGGCTAATTGTACAACTTTGTCTTCATATGCCGGTATACCTAGAGGTCTTTTCTTGTTTGAACCAGACTTATCTATGTATACTCTCCTTACAGGCTGCGGTCTATATTTAAAAGTCTTCATTCTAATTAGTAGATTATCAATATTATTCTCTAAGTTAGTTTCATATTCTTCCTTTGTTACCTTATCCACTCCTGTAGCCTTATTTCCGCTCAGTTCATAATGGCATAAAATTAGCATTTCCTTGTTAACTAAATGCATTAGTGATGTAAATTTCTCTTTAGGATTATTTCCAGCTATTTCTGCTATCCTCTCAAGTTTTGTGTACATTTTTTTTCCTCCTCTGTGTGAGAATTTCTGTTTCTCTTTTCAAGGTCTATAATATGTTACACCCTTCCCTCCATGGTCATTACTCATTTCTTCAGTACTATGGTGTAATCCGACTACTCATTATCATTTGAATACCTCTGATTTCTAATCATTGTTTTCCATACTCTGAAGTCAGAGAATAATGAGTCCTCCCAAGTTGACGTACTATATCAATGTATACCATGCTACACCTTAAAACCACGAGAAAGCACAGATATTCTTGCAATAATGATTATCTATGTTCTGACTTCTAATTTACCGATATTATCGTCCTTTCTGACTTTGTGATAATTTCGTGGCTAGTAGTTTCAGCATTCGCTTGCGGCCTGGTACCTTGTTTGTCTACACTTAACTTATTACATCGCCATAATAAGCCCAAGACTAACTAATGACTGGTTGCTGGCCTTTGTCATGCAGGATTCCCACCTGCTATATAGTAATAATGAGGAAGGTTAGCCCTCATTATCTTTTACGCCCTTGCTTGGCGTACCGGTAAGTTATCACATAAATCTAGTTTTAACGTTGGATATCTATAGGCATAAAAATAAACTAATAAATATACATTTAAAACATTGCATATTGTATTAGTTTATTATCTTATACTATTTATATATCTTAAACTTCAATAAAATTTATAATTCCTTTATGTACCACACATCACAGGCATAATGTTCAGTTTCAACTAAAGGTTTTTCTAATCTAAGAAATTCATTCTTTTCGTAAAATCTCTTAGCGGCCTCCATATTATCAAAAGTTTCTAAATAACATTTTTTATAATGTACTCTCGCAAATTCTAAAGAAAGACCTAGTAATTTCTTTGCGATACCTGAGCCTCTTGCTTCTTTTAAAGAATACATTTTTTGTAATTCACATACATCTTCAGTTCCTAACAATGGCCCTATCCCACATCCTGCTACTATCTTCCCATTTTCTTCAACTACCCAGTATTTAGATTTTTCACCGCTATAGACTTGGTAAAAACATCCTAAGTTAGGATCAGACCAAGCACAGCCAGGTTTATTAGCCCCAAATTCTATCAAACAAGTTCTTATTAATGATTCTACTTGTTCATTATCTTTTTCCTGTATTTCTCTTATTATCATAAAGCTTTCCCCCACTACTAACTTGCTAGTTTAATTTTTATATAATAGGATACAATAAAATTACCTATTTATCAATATTAATTAAGAATGTTCCATTTAATATAACAATTAAAATAAAAATGCTCCTGAAACTTTCATGTTATCTATAATATTTTCCATATCAAAAGAAAAACTGTTCTTCATCCTCTCTATGTTACTCCTATCTATAAAATTCTAATGCATTAAGTATTTTATCTGCTGCTTTATTATATTTTTCTATTCTTTCATGATCCTTTTGAGAAGGATTTTTAATTCTTGATAGATTCATATTGTCTTTTAAATCGGCTAGCTTTATCTCGCACGCTAACCTATTAGTAATTATTCTTTCTATAAACTCATCGTATGTTTCATTATGCCGTCTTGTTAATGCATCCAGTGCAGATAGTATTTCTTCTGAAAAGCCTTCATTTTTTAAATAATCTATTGTAATATCAGTATCTTCTATTACATCATGAAGCACTGCACATATCATTTCTTCTTGGCTTCTCTTTGAAATCATTAATCTTAGAGGATGAAGAATATATGGTTTACCACCTTTATCCACCTGACCTTCATGAGCTTTTGCTGCTATACATATAGCTTTTTCCAACATATCTTCATCTCCTTTTACTAGTCAAATTATATTTTCAGTAAATTTAAAATATAATTTGTGAACTTATAATCGAGTCAACTCTATGGATACTGTACCTTTTGGGGACATAACATTCGACTTCTTCGGTATAAACACCAAAGGCATCTTATGGACATTGTACCTTTTAAGGACATAACCTCCAAGAGCATCAGAAACAATATCTGAAATAGATTTTATTCTGCATTTACCGCAAAAAAACTGCTATAAAATTAATATCCAAAGCAGTTTTTTATACTGTAATAATCTATACAAAGTTGTATTCGCCTTTAAATTAGAATATCATTTCATAATATCTCTTTACACTTGCTTCTAATTCTAGTAAATCTAAATTTCTTCCTACTCTTATACTTTCCTTGCCTTCTATATAAAGTAGAAATATTGGTACAGAAAATACATTATATTTTGCTGCTAAATCTAAATGCTTTTCTGCATTTACTTCTCCACTCTTAATTTCAGGAAATCTTTTTAAAATATCTTCAATCTTAGTTTTAATGACTTCACACGCCCCGCAAGCTCCTCCTGTAAAATATATCGCGCTCATTCTTTTGTCTTTTATTAGATCTAATAGTTCCGTATCATTATTCAAATTGTCCAACTTAATTTACCTCACTATATTGCTCTTCTATCATCATATTTAATGTCACAACTTTATCCTCACCTAATATTTGATTTGCAGCATTATATAAATATTTATCTTCTGTCACTAATATAAGACTATCATCTGAATGACACGCATATAAAAGTAACAAATCATTCTGTGATAATTTATTTATACTATTTAAATATATATTACCACTTTTAGAATACTTTATATTTAATTTTGATGAAAATTCTTCGAGATTACTCTTATTTATTTCTATAATTGAAAATAGCAATTTACAGAATCTTTCTGATAGTACTTGTTGACCTTTGTATTCTTTCCTTTCCTTGACCACAAGCTCTTCACTCACTTCTTTTAAAATTATTATTTTCTCATCTTCTATGAGTTTATTAATAATCGAAGGATACTGTTTCCAGAGCCCTATTACAACATTAGTATCCAATAAATACTTGTTCATAATTATCCCTCCCACAATTGCTATAGTATTATCCTTAATCTATTTATATATTTATTATACTCCGTATTATTTTTTTATTAATTATTATAATCTTAGTTTTCTCATCTATCGAAAATTCATTCTTTTAATTATATAAGTTTTTCTCTCATACATACGAAAAGCTTTAGACATAATTTTTATTGTTTTATTTTTATTGTATTCTCCTCACCTACTTACATGTGCCACTTGCAAAATAGTAATTTTTAAGTGGCAAACCTATTAGTGATATAGCCCCAAATAATAAATAAAGTCGTGTATATTAACTCCATGCACGGCTTTATTTGTTAAATTTCAATCAGTATATTTTATAGACTTAAGTCTTCTCCATTAGTTGAAATAACTTTTTTATAATACAATTGACGTAATTATCAAATAACTACATCTTAAAATCAACTATTATTTATTTCTCTGAATCTTATATGATTAATTTATTAAAAACTATTAGTATAAAATTAACTCATATAATTTTTCACGTTATCCTTTGTTACTTTTTCAAATGGAACCCATATGTGTTTCCCATCCTGTGCTAAATTTTCTATATTAGATAACTCACCATTTGATCCTAGTTGAATAGCTGCCTGAACAGCATTTTTGCTTTGGTCTTTCGCAGACTGATAAACAGTAAATTGTAAACCTCCATCTACAATAGCCTTGCATCCATCTGACGTAGCATCAATTCCCACAATCGGAATTAATGAAGTATCGATTTTATTTTCTTTAAATGAATCCATTACTCCAAGTGCCATTTCATCATTATTAGCAATTACGCAGTCAAATTTTCTACCTGTAGACAGGAATATATTAAACATCTCCTTAGCTTTTGCCCTGCTCCAATCTGCATTATCCTCAAAAACATAATCCGCATCTATTCCTTTTTCCTTGAAAGTTTCTTTTACTGCCTTCGTACGCCCTTTAGTAGCCGCATGGTTCTTCTCACCTTTTAATAAAACCACTTTAAGATTATTTTTATTTTTAAAATAATCTGCAATATATTCAGCTTGATACTGCCCTGCAACTTTTTCATTTGAAGCTACATAAATGTACTTATCTTTTTCTAGTAACTCTTCACTTGGACTACTATTCATAAATACTATTGGAAGATTTCCTGCCGCTTTTTTAAGTTGTAGCCCTGTAGTTGAATCCACTGGAGTGCATAGTATAACATCATATCCACCAGAAACTGCCTCTTTCATATGAGACACTTGAGTTTCTATAGAACCTGCCGCATCTTTAATATCTAAATCCACTTTTTCACTATCAGCAAAGTCTTTTGCACTTTTTGCTAGCATGCTACGAAATTCATCTGATGCATCTGAAATTGATAATAGAATTTTTACGTTTTTCTTTGTAGAAGAACTACTCTTTGAGCTGCATCCCGATACCATAACAAACATCATAATTATAGTTAATAATATAGATATTCTCTTTCTCATACTATATACTTCCCCCTTAAAACTCATTATGTAATAATTATAAAATCTAATAGAACAAAATTGCATGCAACTGTGAAACCTTCTAAATTAGTCTTTTTGATAATTTATTTCTCGCAAGTGTCACAATACCCACAGATTTTACTCTAATGCAAATTCCTAGAGAATAAAAAATATCCCTATATTTTAAACATTTTAATCTGTTTGCTAAGTTCATCAGATGTATTTGCTAAAGTTTCTGCATCATTAGCTACTTTTTCACTATTTTTAGTAATATTATTTGACTGATCAACCATTACTTCTGACGTTGCTAAAATTTCCTCCGAACTTGCTGCTTGTTCCTCTGCTATGGCTGCTACAGTTGTTGCAACATCATCTAAATGTCCAACTTTTTCAATCATTTCTTGAATTAGATCATTTGCTGAATTAATTTTATTGAAAATATTATCAAATGTATCAGCTGTTCCACTTATTAAATAACTACTTTCATTGATATATTCTGCACTATCATGTGATTGCTTTACAGTATCTGAAACAAGTTTGTTAATTTCATTTACAATAGATGAAATATTTTTAACAGATTCAGAACTTGTATTAGCTAATTTGCCTATTTCACTTGCTACAACAGCAAAGCCTTTTCCTGCTTCTCCAGCCCTAGCCGCCTCTATTGATGCATTAAGTGATAAAAGATTAGTTTGTTCTGCAATACTTCCAATAACATTTATAATATTAGTTATTTCACTTGAAGATTTTCCAACATTATTTATAGCTTGTTCAAGTGATCCTATTGAAGTCCTTATATTTTCCATAGCTGCGCTTACTTTTTCCATATCTCTCATACCTTTTTCTGAGATATTAATAGTTTCCTTCATTTTATCATTCACATTATTACCATCATCTCTAGTATTAGAAACGACATTAGCTAAAGTTGTTGTATTTTCAGCTATTTCTCCTACCGAACTTGATAACTGATCTACTGTGAGGTTTAAATTCTGCATAGACTCAGATTGAAGTTTAGATGAATCATATAACTCTGTAGAGATTCTTATACCGCCTTCAGATTGTTCACTCATCTTATTTGATACTATACTAATATTATTTATCATATTTCTCATTACTGTTATAAACTCTTTTACACTTTTCAGCATAACTGAAATTTCATCATTACCCCTTATTTCCACATCAACTGTAAAATCTCCATTAGTCATAGATACAATTGTGTCTGTAAGTTTTCTAATAGGTTTTATAACTACTTGTACAACTCTTTCCACTAAAACAGCTAAAATAATAATAGATATAATGCCTATTAAAATCATAAAAGTACGAAGCTTTATAAGTTCTGATAAAATAGATTTTGTCGGTACATATGATACAAGAATCCAATTGGTTCCCTCTACTTCTTTAAAAACAACCCTGTTATCATCTAACTCGCATGAATTGTAATCTTTATTTTCAATTTTTCCTGCAACATCTGTAAAAAATTTATCATTGCTAGAATCAAGTTTAGTGGAAATTAATGAACTATCTCTATTAGCTACTATTGTTTTATCATTGCTGTCTATCAAGAGAGCTTCTGCATCATGCATATCAATCATTGAATTTACAATTATCGATACTTTATCCAATGAAAGATCTACAGAAAAAATCTTTATTATTCCTGATTTATCATTTAATATTGCCGAAGCACTAACAACATTCTTACCAAATTCATTCTTATATGGTGATCCAAATGCCATATTAACGCGAGTAAGTCCCTCTTTATACCACACTGAATCAAGTACATCTTTATCTGATTTATTAGATTTTTCTGCTTTAAATAGCTTTCCACTCTCGTCACCAATGTAAAATCCTTCCTTACAATTGTCACTGTATCCATAATATTTATTTAGTAAGTCTTTTAGTTGTTTTTCATTTAAATTCGCAACTTCTAGTGAATCTTTTAAAGTGCTAAATGATGACAAGTTTTCATTTAACAATGATTCAATTTGATCAACCTGCTTCTTACTTGAAGTTTCTAACAAATCATTAGCTGAGTTGCTTATTATATTTTTAGACTTATTGTAGGAAATAAAAATAAGCAATGAAATTACTATTACTAGCATTGGAATAATAATTCCAAGCAATTTTGTTTTAATTGAAACCTTATACTTAGTTTCCCCTTTTTTCATAAGTATCCCCCTTTTAGGCAGTATAGATTATACTAGCATTATTACTCTATCTATAATACAATTTTTCTTCCTCTAAGTATACTTTTTTTATACATTATTCTGTATTTTCCCTTTATTTTTTCAAAATCATCTATTTAAAATGAATTTTCACAAAAAAATTTACAGATGAAAGTATCT encodes the following:
- a CDS encoding methyl-accepting chemotaxis protein, with translation MKKGETKYKVSIKTKLLGIIIPMLVIVISLLIFISYNKSKNIISNSANDLLETSSKKQVDQIESLLNENLSSFSTLKDSLEVANLNEKQLKDLLNKYYGYSDNCKEGFYIGDESGKLFKAEKSNKSDKDVLDSVWYKEGLTRVNMAFGSPYKNEFGKNVVSASAILNDKSGIIKIFSVDLSLDKVSIIVNSMIDMHDAEALLIDSNDKTIVANRDSSLISTKLDSSNDKFFTDVAGKIENKDYNSCELDDNRVVFKEVEGTNWILVSYVPTKSILSELIKLRTFMILIGIISIIILAVLVERVVQVVIKPIRKLTDTIVSMTNGDFTVDVEIRGNDEISVMLKSVKEFITVMRNMINNISIVSNKMSEQSEGGIRISTELYDSSKLQSESMQNLNLTVDQLSSSVGEIAENTTTLANVVSNTRDDGNNVNDKMKETINISEKGMRDMEKVSAAMENIRTSIGSLEQAINNVGKSSSEITNIINVIGSIAEQTNLLSLNASIEAARAGEAGKGFAVVASEIGKLANTSSESVKNISSIVNEINKLVSDTVKQSHDSAEYINESSYLISGTADTFDNIFNKINSANDLIQEMIEKVGHLDDVATTVAAIAEEQAASSEEILATSEVMVDQSNNITKNSEKVANDAETLANTSDELSKQIKMFKI
- a CDS encoding substrate-binding domain-containing protein; the protein is MRKRISILLTIIMMFVMVSGCSSKSSSSTKKNVKILLSISDASDEFRSMLAKSAKDFADSEKVDLDIKDAAGSIETQVSHMKEAVSGGYDVILCTPVDSTTGLQLKKAAGNLPIVFMNSSPSEELLEKDKYIYVASNEKVAGQYQAEYIADYFKNKNNLKVVLLKGEKNHAATKGRTKAVKETFKEKGIDADYVFEDNADWSRAKAKEMFNIFLSTGRKFDCVIANNDEMALGVMDSFKENKIDTSLIPIVGIDATSDGCKAIVDGGLQFTVYQSAKDQSKNAVQAAIQLGSNGELSNIENLAQDGKHIWVPFEKVTKDNVKNYMS
- a CDS encoding GNAT family N-acetyltransferase is translated as MIIREIQEKDNEQVESLIRTCLIEFGANKPGCAWSDPNLGCFYQVYSGEKSKYWVVEENGKIVAGCGIGPLLGTEDVCELQKMYSLKEARGSGIAKKLLGLSLEFARVHYKKCYLETFDNMEAAKRFYEKNEFLRLEKPLVETEHYACDVWYIKEL
- a CDS encoding PIN domain-containing protein, with translation MNKYLLDTNVVIGLWKQYPSIINKLIEDEKIIILKEVSEELVVKERKEYKGQQVLSERFCKLLFSIIEINKSNLEEFSSKLNIKYSKSGNIYLNSINKLSQNDLLLLYACHSDDSLILVTEDKYLYNAANQILGEDKVVTLNMMIEEQYSEVN
- a CDS encoding thioredoxin family protein, with translation MDNLNNDTELLDLIKDKRMSAIYFTGGACGACEVIKTKIEDILKRFPEIKSGEVNAEKHLDLAAKYNVFSVPIFLLYIEGKESIRVGRNLDLLELEASVKRYYEMIF
- a CDS encoding HD domain-containing protein, with the translated sequence MLEKAICIAAKAHEGQVDKGGKPYILHPLRLMISKRSQEEMICAVLHDVIEDTDITIDYLKNEGFSEEILSALDALTRRHNETYDEFIERIITNRLACEIKLADLKDNMNLSRIKNPSQKDHERIEKYNKAADKILNALEFYR
- the ltrA gene encoding group II intron reverse transcriptase/maturase, giving the protein MYTKLERIAEIAGNNPKEKFTSLMHLVNKEMLILCHYELSGNKATGVDKVTKEEYETNLENNIDNLLIRMKTFKYRPQPVRRVYIDKSGSNKKRPLGIPAYEDKVVQLAINKILKSIYEQDFIDSSFGFRQNRSCHDALKILNVYLSEKNVNYVVDADIKGFFDNVDHKWLMKFLEHRIADKNLLRYIGRFLKTGIMENGKFYKVYEGTPQGGIISPTLANIYLHYVLDIWFNNFIKKKCKGQAYIVRYADDFVCCFQYEDEAKAFYEALKNRLDKFNLQVAEDKTKILYFGKNAYYDRKFKRA